From a single Caldisericia bacterium genomic region:
- a CDS encoding HDIG domain-containing protein, translated as MKISKILRKKINLKFKKEDFILKLILTLIFFSFLFYSFIPPYIFVRKGIKLNKDLISPKDIEVIDQDETNKEIEKALESVPIYYEYKPEVDKEIFNNIKKIIELLENYRNNQNDSLENLFENYGITLDLETIKEIKSISVSDFSKFKENIILITSNLLQTGLKENDLINIENKIDLMVKDKEISSNEKKIILTILKTILKPNLIVNEELTNKKREEVIKNIKPIKKFIKKGDTIFSKGTVITDNEIKILKNYNLLFTSKDFIIIIFMLFLSIILSIIIHNVLNLNKSFGLKEKIFIIIILFVSMLLGKLIKNVNILPIYLISNLTILFFDLLTSITILLPVIAFYVINFNDKFLLITLILFASIIFSLKTKKIINITDFLKIGSNLSFVFLLIYISTELINRNFVISSYLLNSIYIILNPIISILLLLVLVPYLEKILSIHTPIGLVELLNINNPLLKEFIEKAPGSYQHSLNVSTLAQIAADAIGEDPLLAKVCAYYHDIGKMERPDFFIENNPNFNPHDSISPTLSALIIISHVRVGVELSKKYNLPKIVVDAIKEHHGTTLVSYFYSKAKQIDPNTNESSFRYPGPIPSSKITGIIMLADAVEASVRGEKIESENFSDFVNDVIDSKISDGQLNNSNLSFKDILKIKEAFIKTLTSMYHERISYVFKDRDIREKK; from the coding sequence ATGAAAATTTCGAAAATATTAAGAAAAAAAATAAATCTTAAATTTAAAAAAGAAGATTTTATTTTAAAATTAATCTTAACTTTAATTTTTTTTTCATTTCTATTTTATTCTTTTATACCACCGTATATATTCGTTAGAAAAGGTATTAAGTTAAATAAAGATTTAATTTCACCAAAAGATATAGAAGTTATTGATCAAGATGAAACAAATAAAGAGATTGAAAAGGCATTAGAAAGTGTTCCTATATATTATGAGTATAAACCAGAAGTTGATAAAGAAATATTTAATAACATAAAAAAAATTATTGAATTGCTTGAAAATTATAGAAATAATCAAAACGATTCTCTTGAAAATCTTTTTGAAAATTATGGAATAACATTAGATCTTGAAACTATTAAAGAGATTAAATCAATATCTGTTTCAGATTTTTCAAAATTTAAAGAAAATATCATTTTAATAACATCTAATTTACTTCAAACTGGTTTAAAAGAAAACGATTTAATAAATATCGAAAACAAAATTGATTTAATGGTTAAAGATAAAGAGATATCTTCTAATGAAAAAAAGATAATTTTAACAATTTTAAAGACAATTTTAAAACCAAATTTAATAGTAAATGAAGAGTTAACAAACAAAAAAAGGGAAGAAGTAATAAAAAATATTAAACCTATTAAAAAATTTATAAAGAAAGGTGATACAATTTTTTCAAAGGGAACCGTTATTACTGATAATGAAATAAAAATATTAAAAAATTATAACCTTTTATTTACATCGAAAGATTTTATAATTATTATTTTTATGCTTTTCCTATCAATAATATTATCAATTATTATTCATAATGTTCTTAATTTAAATAAATCTTTTGGATTAAAAGAAAAGATTTTTATAATTATAATACTTTTTGTATCAATGCTTCTTGGAAAGTTAATTAAAAATGTTAATATTTTACCAATTTATTTAATTTCTAATTTGACTATTTTATTCTTTGATCTTTTAACTTCAATAACAATACTTTTACCTGTGATTGCTTTTTATGTAATCAATTTTAATGATAAATTTCTTTTAATAACATTAATTTTGTTTGCATCAATAATTTTTTCATTAAAAACAAAGAAAATAATAAATATTACTGATTTCTTAAAAATTGGGTCTAATTTAAGTTTTGTGTTTTTATTAATTTATATATCAACTGAATTAATAAATAGAAATTTTGTAATTTCATCCTATTTGTTGAATTCTATTTATATTATTTTAAATCCAATAATTTCAATTTTGTTGCTATTGGTTCTTGTGCCATATTTAGAAAAAATTCTTTCAATACATACTCCAATCGGGCTTGTTGAACTCCTAAATATAAACAATCCTCTTTTAAAAGAATTTATAGAAAAAGCACCTGGAAGTTATCAACATTCATTAAATGTGAGCACTTTGGCTCAAATTGCAGCAGATGCGATTGGAGAAGATCCTCTACTTGCCAAAGTTTGTGCTTACTATCACGATATTGGAAAAATGGAAAGACCTGACTTTTTTATTGAAAACAACCCAAACTTTAACCCTCACGATTCAATTTCTCCTACTCTTTCAGCTTTAATTATTATCTCTCATGTTCGAGTTGGTGTAGAACTTTCAAAAAAATACAATTTACCAAAAATTGTTGTTGATGCTATAAAAGAACATCATGGAACAACTCTTGTTAGTTATTTTTATTCTAAAGCAAAACAAATTGATCCTAACACAAATGAATCAAGTTTTAGATACCCTGGTCCAATTCCATCCTCCAAAATAACTGGAATTATAATGTTAGCAGATGCAGTTGAGGCTTCTGTTAGAGGAGAAAAAATTGAGAGTGAAAATTTTTCAGACTTTGTTAATGATGTAATTGACTCAAAAATTTCTGATGGTCAACTTAATAATTCAAATCTATCATTTAAAGACATTTTAAAAATAAAAGAGGCTTTTATAAAAACATTAACATCGATGTATCATGAAAGGATAAGTTATGTATTCAAAGATAGAGATATACGAGAAAAAAAGTAA
- a CDS encoding PhoH family protein has protein sequence MTREFFVDVVFVSSKGKKVKPKSENQKKYIEMIRKKDLVFCIGPAGSGKTYLAIASALAYLFDKKVERIILTKPVVEAGEKLGFLPGTFLEKVDPHFRPLYDALYDLIEVEKVTRLIENNIIEIAPLAYMRGRTLNDSFIILDEAQNTTYSQMKMFLTRMGFNSKVVITGDITQIDIENPKESGLVKAIKILKNIEDIGIVELNKVDIVRNPIVQKIVEAYENFENIKKKNKS, from the coding sequence ATAACGAGAGAATTCTTTGTTGATGTTGTTTTTGTATCAAGTAAAGGAAAGAAGGTAAAACCAAAAAGTGAAAATCAAAAAAAATATATTGAAATGATAAGAAAAAAAGATCTTGTTTTCTGTATTGGACCTGCTGGTTCTGGAAAAACATATCTCGCAATAGCCTCTGCATTGGCTTACCTTTTTGATAAAAAAGTTGAAAGAATAATTCTTACAAAACCTGTTGTGGAAGCAGGTGAAAAACTTGGTTTTCTTCCTGGAACTTTCCTTGAAAAAGTTGACCCACATTTTAGACCATTATATGATGCTCTTTATGATTTAATTGAGGTTGAGAAAGTTACAAGATTAATTGAAAATAACATAATTGAGATAGCGCCACTTGCTTATATGAGAGGTAGAACTTTAAATGATTCTTTTATTATTCTTGATGAAGCACAAAATACAACTTATTCCCAAATGAAAATGTTTCTTACAAGAATGGGATTTAATTCCAAAGTTGTTATTACTGGTGATATAACTCAAATAGATATAGAAAATCCAAAAGAATCCGGTTTAGTTAAAGCAATTAAAATTCTTAAAAATATTGAGGATATTGGAATTGTTGAATTAAATAAAGTTGATATTGTAAGAAATCCAATTGTACAAAAAATAGTTGAAGCATATGAAAATTTCGAAAATATTAAGAAAAAAAATAAATCTTAA
- the rpsU gene encoding 30S ribosomal protein S21, translating into MPAVYRREGEDLDSLIKRFKKECEREAILSEIKKREFFIPPSVERRKRKGKKK; encoded by the coding sequence ATGCCAGCAGTATATAGACGTGAAGGTGAGGATCTTGATAGTTTAATAAAGAGATTTAAGAAAGAATGTGAAAGAGAGGCAATACTTTCTGAAATTAAAAAGAGAGAATTTTTCATACCACCATCAGTTGAAAGAAGAAAAAGAAAAGGAAAAAAGAAATAA
- the mtaB gene encoding tRNA (N(6)-L-threonylcarbamoyladenosine(37)-C(2))-methylthiotransferase MtaB → MIKFFIKTFGCKVNQYDSQLIKENLIIDKNFIPVTDYKNADLIIINSCIVTEKAEEEVLKYAKKFKNYGVVIITGCFKENKKLEGVYYLPLKDEIDIKNFIYEILNMEKEKSKTKQTISFFEDRTRAFLKIEEGCNKFCSYCIVPYLRGSARSKDIDVIKEEFLNLLKNGYKEIVLSGTELGFYGIDINKNLIKLLQELLSYPYDFRIRLSSIDPEFLSDELIQFFCQNEKLCPHIHLPLQSGSNKILNLMRRRYDKNYYLDRAFKFKESVKNSTITTDIIVGFPDENEDDFYETIDVIKKVEFLKCHIFPYSEREGTFASKYLRDKKLNEEIIKERIKIIKKIAKEVSNKVLNRFVNKELVFLGETKKEDKLFGFTENYIRVFIDKEFEKNKFYKIYLQNSKNFVEYGIVISEFYYGVPIEKEVRTNNASSI, encoded by the coding sequence ATGATTAAATTTTTTATTAAAACATTTGGGTGTAAAGTAAATCAATATGATTCACAACTAATAAAAGAAAATCTAATTATTGATAAAAATTTTATACCTGTTACAGATTATAAAAATGCAGATTTAATAATTATTAATAGTTGTATTGTTACAGAAAAAGCAGAAGAGGAAGTTTTAAAATATGCAAAAAAATTTAAAAATTATGGTGTAGTTATAATTACAGGTTGCTTTAAAGAAAATAAAAAATTAGAGGGTGTTTATTATTTGCCACTTAAAGATGAAATTGATATTAAAAATTTCATTTATGAAATTCTTAACATGGAAAAGGAAAAAAGCAAAACTAAACAAACAATTTCATTTTTTGAAGATAGAACCCGGGCATTTTTAAAAATTGAAGAAGGTTGTAATAAATTTTGTTCATATTGTATTGTTCCTTATTTAAGAGGCAGTGCAAGATCAAAGGATATTGATGTTATTAAAGAAGAATTTTTAAATTTATTAAAAAATGGTTATAAGGAAATTGTTTTATCTGGAACAGAACTTGGTTTTTACGGTATTGATATAAATAAAAACCTGATTAAATTATTACAAGAACTTTTAAGTTATCCTTATGATTTTAGAATAAGATTATCCTCAATAGATCCTGAATTTTTAAGTGATGAGTTAATTCAATTTTTTTGCCAAAATGAGAAATTATGTCCTCACATACATCTTCCTCTTCAAAGTGGAAGTAATAAAATTTTAAATTTAATGAGAAGAAGATATGACAAAAATTATTATTTAGATAGGGCATTTAAATTTAAAGAGAGTGTTAAAAATTCTACTATTACAACTGATATTATTGTTGGATTTCCAGATGAAAATGAAGATGATTTTTATGAAACTATAGATGTTATTAAAAAAGTTGAATTTTTGAAATGTCATATTTTTCCATATTCAGAAAGAGAGGGTACATTTGCTTCAAAATATTTGAGAGATAAGAAATTAAATGAAGAAATAATAAAAGAGAGAATAAAAATAATTAAAAAAATTGCAAAGGAAGTTTCCAATAAAGTATTAAATAGATTTGTAAATAAAGAACTTGTATTTTTAGGTGAGACAAAAAAAGAAGATAAACTTTTTGGTTTTACAGAAAATTACATCAGGGTTTTTATAGATAAGGAATTTGAAAAAAATAAATTCTATAAAATATATTTACAAAATTCAAAAAATTTTGTAGAATATGGTATAGTTATTTCTGAATTCTATTATGGAGTTCCAATAGAAAAGGAGGTGAGAACTAATAATGCCAGCAGTATATAG
- a CDS encoding RsmE family RNA methyltransferase, with translation MHEFFVPKDRVKRNIAIIDKDDFHHLVNVLRAKEGDKVLVVVDRGEKYISRIIEIKDKVAKLIFEERVADSCEPKVNIIFAQAIPKGKKFESILKTGTELGVRSFYPLITERTEFIFKNEKLVRFKKIVKEEAQVSKRDRIPEVYAPIKFEEFLNLNFKTKNKFIFWELEEEKSVYDIEINECEDIVLIVGNEGGFSLKEIEMAKKKDFIPLTLGKRILRAEIAPIVILTLFLFKLREFKK, from the coding sequence GTGCATGAATTTTTTGTTCCAAAAGATAGAGTTAAAAGAAATATTGCTATAATTGATAAAGATGATTTTCATCATCTTGTGAATGTTCTAAGAGCAAAAGAGGGAGATAAAGTTTTAGTAGTAGTTGATAGGGGTGAAAAATATATTTCAAGAATAATAGAAATAAAAGATAAAGTAGCAAAATTAATATTTGAAGAAAGAGTTGCAGATAGTTGTGAACCAAAAGTTAATATAATTTTTGCACAAGCCATTCCAAAAGGGAAAAAGTTTGAATCAATTTTAAAAACTGGAACAGAACTTGGTGTAAGATCTTTTTATCCACTAATAACAGAAAGAACTGAATTTATATTTAAAAATGAAAAATTAGTTAGATTTAAAAAAATTGTAAAAGAGGAGGCTCAGGTATCAAAAAGAGATAGAATTCCTGAAGTTTACGCTCCTATAAAATTTGAAGAGTTTTTGAATCTAAATTTTAAAACAAAAAATAAATTTATTTTTTGGGAACTTGAAGAGGAAAAGAGCGTTTATGATATAGAAATAAATGAGTGCGAAGATATTGTATTAATTGTTGGAAATGAAGGAGGTTTTAGTTTAAAAGAGATAGAAATGGCAAAGAAAAAAGATTTTATACCTTTAACTCTTGGTAAAAGAATTTTAAGAGCAGAAATTGCTCCAATTGTAATTCTTACACTTTTTCTCTTTAAACTTAGAGAGTTTAAAAAATGA
- the hemW gene encoding radical SAM family heme chaperone HemW has product MKGISLYFHIPFCIKKCNYCSFYSVKYNEQIKQKFINCLIKEISVNQDLLSNRKINTIYFGGGTPSLLDENDFNLILEFLNKNFNTEEIKEITLEVNPETVTLEKFKSLINIGVNRISVGVQTFKEDSLKILGRTHNKKKIFDSYKILREVGFNNINIDLILGIPNENLKDLEETLKNTLLLNPEHISLYSLEYHEDTRIYFNLMKGEIKSWNKIKEKRGYLMIKNFLESNGYIQYEISNFAKKGFESIHNLNYWNGGEYLGFGPKSFSFIKNFYLKNGDLFFYFKSLSFNKKPYTKVYCINEEKLKNLLFVLSLRKIEGVNLKKFEDKFGKINEITYKRLLNLEKSGLIKKYKENIRLTTEGILISNEVFSNLI; this is encoded by the coding sequence ATGAAAGGCATTTCTTTATATTTTCACATACCTTTTTGTATAAAAAAATGTAATTATTGTAGTTTTTATTCAGTGAAATATAATGAACAAATTAAACAAAAGTTTATTAATTGTTTAATTAAAGAAATTTCTGTAAATCAAGATTTACTTAGTAATCGTAAAATAAATACCATATATTTTGGTGGTGGAACGCCATCCTTACTTGATGAAAACGATTTTAATTTAATTTTAGAATTCTTAAATAAAAATTTTAATACTGAAGAGATTAAAGAAATAACCTTAGAGGTTAATCCAGAGACAGTTACTCTTGAGAAATTCAAAAGTTTAATAAACATTGGAGTAAATAGAATTAGTGTTGGTGTGCAGACATTTAAAGAAGATTCTCTTAAAATTTTAGGAAGGACTCATAATAAAAAGAAAATTTTTGATTCTTATAAAATTTTAAGGGAAGTAGGCTTTAACAATATAAACATTGATTTAATTTTGGGTATACCAAATGAGAATTTAAAAGATTTAGAGGAAACCTTAAAAAATACTTTATTACTTAATCCAGAACATATCTCTTTATATTCTTTAGAATATCATGAAGATACAAGAATCTATTTTAATTTAATGAAAGGCGAAATTAAATCATGGAATAAAATTAAAGAGAAAAGAGGTTATTTAATGATTAAAAATTTCTTAGAGAGTAATGGTTATATACAGTATGAAATTTCAAATTTTGCAAAGAAAGGATTTGAATCAATTCATAATTTAAATTATTGGAATGGGGGAGAATATTTAGGTTTTGGACCAAAATCTTTTAGTTTTATAAAAAATTTTTATTTAAAAAATGGAGATCTATTTTTTTATTTCAAATCTTTAAGTTTTAATAAAAAACCATACACAAAAGTTTATTGTATTAATGAAGAAAAACTGAAAAATTTACTTTTTGTATTGTCATTAAGAAAAATAGAAGGAGTTAATTTAAAAAAGTTTGAAGATAAATTTGGAAAAATAAATGAAATTACTTATAAGAGATTATTAAATTTAGAAAAAAGTGGGCTTATTAAAAAATACAAAGAAAATATAAGATTAACAACTGAAGGAATATTAATCAGTAACGAAGTTTTTTCAAATTTGATATAA
- the lepA gene encoding translation elongation factor 4 — MNIRNFSVIAHIDHGKSTLCDRFLELCGLMSPLLKEGQALDQMSLERERGITIKAHPVRLIYKKGGEEFILNLIDTPGHVDFSYEVSRSLAACEGAILLVDATQGVEAQTLSHYYLAKENNLKIIPVINKIDLPNSRIEEVKEEIFNLTNEKNISLVSAKSGIGVKELLDRVVNEIPSPLIRKDSPLKALIFDSHYDKYKGVIVHIRVFEGKIKKGMKIMLYSTKKVFEVIEVGIFELDLKETNELNSGEVGYFAALIRDPKDIRVGDTVVDYKYPNVEPLPGFKVLKPVVFASIYPTLPQGFESLRKSIEKLYLNDPGFVFEPEDSSQLGPGFRCGFLGSLHLEIVEERLEREFGESIVITYPSTKYKIILKDGEEIEITNPSKFPEESKIKEILEPIALVKIITPKDFIGDVLKLIEIRRGKFLNMIYIDPNRVIIEAKIPFSKIIYKFFDDLKSVTKGFGTFDYTIDTWEKGDLTKVDIVVNGKLVDALSFIAYKDEAYRKAKEILNKMRGFIPKQLFEVVLQAKVQGKIIARESIAPLRKDVLQKCYGGDVTRKKKLLEKQKEGKKRMKMIGNVEIPQEAFLSITEVE; from the coding sequence ATGAACATAAGAAACTTTTCTGTAATAGCCCATATCGATCATGGTAAATCAACATTGTGTGATAGATTTCTTGAATTGTGTGGTTTAATGTCTCCGCTTTTAAAAGAAGGTCAAGCATTGGATCAAATGTCCTTAGAAAGAGAAAGAGGAATTACAATAAAAGCCCACCCTGTTAGACTTATTTATAAAAAAGGAGGCGAGGAATTTATTCTTAATTTAATAGATACTCCTGGACATGTAGATTTTAGTTACGAAGTATCAAGAAGTTTAGCTGCGTGTGAAGGAGCAATTCTTCTTGTTGATGCAACACAAGGAGTTGAGGCTCAAACTCTTTCTCACTATTATTTAGCAAAAGAAAATAATCTCAAAATAATTCCTGTTATCAATAAAATAGATTTACCAAATTCAAGAATTGAAGAAGTAAAAGAGGAAATTTTTAATCTAACAAATGAGAAAAACATTTCTCTTGTTAGTGCAAAAAGTGGGATTGGCGTTAAAGAGTTGCTTGATAGAGTAGTAAATGAAATACCCTCTCCTCTAATTAGAAAAGATTCTCCACTTAAAGCATTAATTTTTGATTCTCATTATGATAAATACAAAGGGGTTATTGTTCATATAAGAGTTTTTGAAGGAAAAATTAAAAAAGGAATGAAAATAATGCTATATTCAACTAAAAAAGTTTTTGAAGTAATTGAAGTTGGAATATTTGAATTAGATCTTAAAGAAACAAATGAGTTAAATTCAGGTGAAGTTGGTTATTTTGCAGCATTAATCAGAGATCCTAAAGATATAAGGGTTGGAGATACAGTTGTTGATTATAAATATCCAAATGTTGAACCTCTTCCTGGGTTTAAAGTTTTAAAACCTGTTGTTTTTGCATCAATTTATCCAACATTACCTCAAGGTTTTGAATCTTTGCGTAAATCAATTGAAAAATTATATTTAAATGATCCAGGTTTTGTTTTTGAACCAGAGGATTCATCTCAACTTGGTCCTGGTTTTAGATGTGGTTTTCTTGGATCTCTTCATTTAGAAATTGTTGAAGAGAGACTAGAAAGAGAATTTGGTGAAAGTATTGTTATAACTTATCCTTCAACAAAATATAAAATTATTTTAAAAGACGGTGAGGAGATAGAAATTACAAATCCATCAAAATTTCCAGAAGAGTCTAAAATAAAAGAGATTTTAGAACCAATTGCTTTAGTTAAGATAATTACACCAAAAGATTTTATTGGAGATGTTTTAAAATTAATTGAGATAAGGAGAGGTAAGTTTTTAAATATGATCTATATAGATCCTAATAGAGTAATTATAGAAGCAAAAATACCATTTTCAAAAATTATTTATAAATTCTTTGATGATTTAAAATCTGTTACAAAAGGATTTGGTACTTTTGACTACACTATTGACACTTGGGAGAAAGGCGATTTAACAAAAGTCGATATTGTCGTTAATGGTAAACTTGTTGATGCTCTCTCGTTCATTGCATATAAAGATGAAGCGTATAGAAAAGCAAAAGAGATATTGAATAAAATGAGGGGCTTTATACCTAAACAACTTTTTGAAGTTGTTTTACAAGCAAAAGTTCAAGGAAAAATAATTGCAAGAGAATCCATTGCTCCATTGAGAAAAGATGTTTTACAGAAGTGTTATGGTGGAGATGTTACTAGAAAAAAGAAACTACTTGAAAAACAAAAGGAGGGCAAAAAAAGAATGAAAATGATAGGAAATGTTGAAATACCTCAAGAGGCTTTTCTTTCAATAACGGAAGTTGAATGA
- a CDS encoding metal-dependent hydrolase produces MILPTHYTFSIFILSLIKKDPSIFLYATFSLLPDLDIKLKDHRRFLHSFLFCFLILIIFRNNLIFIPYFSHIFLDYFTYTPLTLLWPYKGKYSLRLIKSGSIIDKLLTVLFLILFLLNYFLLK; encoded by the coding sequence ATGATTTTGCCAACACATTACACATTTTCAATTTTTATTCTATCTTTAATTAAAAAAGATCCTTCAATTTTTTTATACGCAACATTCTCTTTGCTTCCAGATTTAGATATAAAATTAAAAGATCATCGAAGATTTTTACATTCCTTTTTATTTTGTTTTTTAATTTTAATAATTTTTAGAAATAATTTAATATTCATTCCATATTTCTCTCATATTTTTTTAGATTATTTCACTTATACCCCTTTAACATTACTTTGGCCATATAAAGGAAAATACTCATTGAGATTGATTAAAAGTGGAAGTATAATTGATAAATTATTAACAGTTTTATTTTTAATTCTTTTTTTGCTTAACTATTTTCTTTTAAAATGA
- a CDS encoding stalk domain-containing protein, whose translation MRKFTKNLLIFIIIIFIFISLFFQNLTISKKLYLFNNYDFGNGIWIHINTFNNSSEEEIYNLCKFLLKRDIKNVFILAKDINGELLYKKYEATLLKILKIFEKFEIKIHYYIPIAYDPKFLKDNPKEASFLSPDKNNLYPYPDKDLKVVNLSSNKYLNYIKVIVQELIYHYDAQGIQLDYIRYPNINYGYDDNLKNIFISYGGNWERILDFFRKNVDIFTLYDNKDKDVILLSKARSEIITKFASEISGFVKSISKDILFSVTLIQSGSSFLSYKEGGKDSFPYGFLHFGQDYKKLSEISDFVSPLAYHKNYEKNLDWVREIIKNTKKKVSSKILCGIQANDNHENLEKLIKICKEENVNFSLFRLGTFLPVEIKINSIDVLKYEINFISLDKFYEYTKNFNFEIIIKEIPITKMINIKEKFIFSTDKSQITIYLKGISLLLDKESLRLFNTIKFKIGEKEYFIDGIKKNMDTSPFLLNGRTMVPVRIIAETLGYEVVWNNGEIILKNKNITVNLYVNKNKLLVNGFEHFIDSSVVLKDGRTYLPVRILSEVLNFLVSWIEKSKEVIIEGYINENNEKIIFYKDNLNNLFRDLIFNKSKYLLFDKNVDITYLTKYDKEFILRGIKVYLIYDEKFIHYKDKIGSFDGFFVNDKGNYYLLKENKIYKIYDSTNFLPKDALLNFAEFRFKEKSNYYILILDTFFLEIFRPYVEKDQNFLGFILKENS comes from the coding sequence ATGAGAAAATTTACTAAAAATTTATTAATATTTATAATAATAATATTTATTTTTATCTCTTTATTTTTTCAAAACTTAACTATTTCTAAAAAATTGTATTTATTTAATAATTATGATTTTGGAAATGGAATTTGGATTCATATTAATACATTCAACAACTCTTCAGAAGAAGAAATATACAATTTATGTAAATTTCTTTTAAAAAGAGACATAAAAAATGTTTTTATACTAGCAAAAGATATCAATGGAGAACTTTTATATAAAAAATATGAAGCAACACTTTTAAAAATTTTAAAAATTTTTGAAAAGTTTGAAATCAAAATTCATTACTATATACCTATTGCTTATGATCCTAAATTTTTAAAAGATAATCCAAAAGAAGCCTCCTTTCTTTCACCAGATAAAAATAATCTTTACCCCTACCCTGATAAGGATCTAAAAGTTGTTAATTTAAGTAGCAATAAATATTTAAATTATATAAAAGTAATTGTCCAAGAATTAATTTATCATTATGATGCTCAAGGAATTCAATTAGATTATATAAGATATCCAAATATAAATTATGGATATGATGATAATTTAAAAAATATTTTTATATCCTATGGGGGAAATTGGGAAAGAATTCTTGATTTTTTTAGAAAAAATGTGGATATATTTACTCTTTATGATAATAAAGATAAAGATGTTATATTGTTATCAAAAGCACGAAGTGAAATTATAACAAAATTTGCCTCAGAAATAAGTGGATTTGTTAAATCAATTTCAAAAGATATCCTCTTTTCAGTTACATTAATTCAAAGTGGTTCATCTTTTTTATCTTATAAAGAAGGTGGAAAAGACTCTTTTCCTTATGGGTTTTTACATTTTGGACAAGATTATAAAAAATTATCAGAGATATCAGATTTTGTATCTCCATTAGCATATCATAAAAATTATGAAAAAAATTTAGATTGGGTAAGAGAAATTATAAAAAATACAAAGAAAAAAGTTTCATCAAAAATTTTATGTGGTATACAAGCAAATGATAATCATGAAAACCTTGAGAAATTAATAAAAATATGCAAAGAAGAAAATGTTAATTTTTCTTTATTTAGACTTGGAACATTTTTACCAGTTGAAATTAAAATAAATAGTATTGATGTTTTAAAATATGAAATCAATTTTATTTCACTTGATAAATTTTATGAATATACAAAGAATTTTAATTTTGAGATTATAATAAAAGAAATACCTATTACTAAAATGATAAATATAAAAGAGAAATTTATATTTTCAACAGATAAAAGTCAAATAACTATTTATTTAAAAGGCATTTCACTCTTATTAGATAAAGAGAGTTTAAGATTATTTAATACTATAAAATTCAAAATCGGAGAAAAGGAATATTTTATTGATGGAATTAAGAAAAATATGGACACCTCTCCATTTTTGTTAAATGGAAGAACAATGGTGCCAGTTAGAATTATAGCAGAAACACTTGGATATGAAGTTGTATGGAATAATGGAGAGATTATTTTAAAAAATAAAAACATAACTGTCAATTTATATGTGAATAAAAACAAACTTTTAGTTAATGGTTTTGAACATTTTATTGATTCATCTGTAGTTTTAAAAGATGGCAGAACATATCTTCCTGTTAGAATATTAAGTGAAGTTTTAAATTTTCTTGTTTCATGGATAGAAAAAAGCAAAGAAGTTATAATTGAGGGTTATATAAATGAAAATAATGAAAAGATAATTTTTTATAAAGATAACTTAAATAATTTGTTTAGAGACCTTATTTTTAATAAATCAAAATATCTTCTTTTTGATAAAAATGTAGATATTACTTATCTAACTAAATATGATAAAGAATTTATATTAAGAGGAATTAAAGTATATTTGATTTACGATGAAAAATTCATTCATTATAAAGATAAAATTGGTTCTTTTGATGGTTTTTTTGTAAATGATAAAGGAAATTACTATCTTTTAAAAGAAAATAAAATTTATAAAATTTATGATTCAACAAATTTTTTACCAAAGGATGCCCTTTTAAATTTTGCAGAATTTAGATTTAAAGAAAAATCAAATTATTACATTTTAATTTTAGATACTTTCTTTCTTGAGATTTTTAGACCTTATGTGGAAAAAGACCAAAATTTTTTAGGTTTCATTTTAAAAGAAAATAGTTAA